The window ACGCATACGTCCCGCGCCCTccagccgccaccaccgccgccgctgcagctgttgGGTGCGCACCCCAATGGCGGGGTGCGCAAGCGATGCGCTGTCGGCGTCGAGACGGCGTTGTGGGAGGGTGTAAAGGCCGAGGTGGCCGTCGAAGAGCGCGGGATAGGGCTGCGGATGGGTGCCACAGAGGGCGGGGTCATTGTGTAGGGCTGCCGTGCCAGCGGCGGGGAAAACCCGCGAGGCCGGCCGTTGTTGTGCCATactccgccgccaccgccgccgccgccgcaggacGCAGCAAAGGCCGAGGAGGCACCACCAAGGGGTGCGTTGGTCGAGGCAGACACTGCCAAGAACTTCGACTTTGGGCTGCGTGACAGCTTCGGCGTGCCAGAGTGGCTGTTGCGATAAGCTGGCGGTGACCAACCGGTGGCTGCCGCACTGCCAAAaccctgctgcagcgagtcCACCTCCGCTTGCATAcgctgctcctcgtcgtccacATAAAGCAACTCCTCCACCCAGTTGCTgagtgctgcagcggtgctgtttgcagatgccgccgcgaccgACTCCACAAGGCGCAGGTGGATCAGCTCTAGGAGCCCCACCAGCGACGCGTACATCGCCACGACGCGGTCTTCAGAGAGCCCTGCGAGGAGCGACACGTGCGGCAGGCAGAGGTAGTTCCACTGTAGATCGCGACGCAGCTGTTGAACAtccagcggtggcgccgaggcCAGCAACGTCTCTGCGTCACCCCACCCCAGCAGCGTCGGACCCATCGAGATCAGttggccgccggcgccaccaaAAAAGGACGGgaactgctgcagctggcgagcGACGGTGCTGGCGTGCTCGCGGATGGAGGCGAGTGCGTCGAGGCGCGACGCCAGCATCGGTACTCGCATGCGGCGcctcacgcgcgcacacttgTCGAGGCTGCGAACAACGTTCCCCCATGGGTCACCAACAGACGCTGTGCTGATACCCAGCGCCATTTCCATCACCAACCGTGTTGCCTCcgtctccaccgccgccaccactggGGGCACGACGTGCATGCTCAGGTGGTCGACATGCTTCTCCTTGGCGTTCATGTAACACAGGGACATGCGATTTGTGTACCGGTTCAGCGTGATCGTCTTGCGGCCGGAGCGCAGGCACGTGAAGATGGCGAGGCCTTCTTGCCAGAGGACGCTCGACAGGAAGTAGACGCCGTTGAAGTGCTTTTCGACTTCGTCCGTGACGCGGAGAACAAAGTTCAGCTGGTACAGCTGTGGGGCCTGATGCTTGCGGAGaacgcgctgcaccagccgcgtcagcgccgctTGCCGGTCCCGTGTGGAGTTCTGCGCATCGttcagctggcgcagcgccgtgagCAGTGGCAGGCGGTCGCCGGAGTGCAGGGCCATGTACGTGCACATCCACGACGACGTCAGCGGCGACAGACGCCGGGCCAGCGGCATGACGTCGTAGGCgccacgcagcaccgccgtgcgcagcgtgGCGACGAAGCCGCTCGTGGGTCCTTGGTAGATGCCGCTGCGTAGCGCCATGTCCGCCAACTCCATTGGGGTCATGCGGAACACCGCCGCAAACACGTGCAGGAGCGCGTTCGCACACGGAGAGGTGAGGATCCACTCGAAGCGCTTGTAGAAGGGCGAGGTGGACGTCGTGAGGAAGAGCTGCTTGGCGCGGTCAACGTTGCCATCGTGCCGACGCGCGTGCCGCTCGGCCGCGGCTAGCAGTTGCGGGTCTTTCATGCCTGCCAACTCAGTCAGCGTTTTCTCCCACGAGGCTAAGATGCCGTGGCGGTCTTGCGCGGCATCACCGtcggctgcgccgtcgccgctatcctgcctcttctctgccgccACGACGTGCTGATGATAGCTGTGCGCATCGCGGTACGCTCTGCGGGTGGGGTACAGCCCGAGGGCGTCGAACCACATCCCAATCCGTTGCGCgttctgcgccgctgccgcaggcgaGGTTGAGGAGACGGCGATCGGCTGCGCATCCACCCGCCGCGCGAGCTCGAGCGCGACGATCATTGCTGTATGCTCTGGGCAGAGCCCTGATACACCTGCCGCCGCGAATGGCACGGGACAGAGCGGCTCCATcttctccttcagcgccttcATTGTTTCCACGCGCCCCGGAACGCGCCCCGGATGCCACAGCACACTCGGAACGCCGTacgcggcggccaccgtgAAGACGttctgcaggtgctgcaacGACACCTCAGTCGACTCAAAGAAGGATGGCGCGGAAacgccgaggagggcgcTGATCAACTCCACGTCTACCCACTGCAGCTCCACGTCAGCGCAGTGGGTCTCTGCCCCCGCCGCCTTGTGTGGCCCACGGTGCTGGCTAGTTTCCACTGTTGCCGATGCTGtggctcctgcagctgctgcggaggcTGGAATACGCCCGGCTAGACAGAATAGCGGGAACAGCGACACAAAacgatggaggaggaggcttAGGTACAAGGCAGCGGCCCGAAGGCCGGGTGCCGTGCCGCGCGGGAGTCCGGGGATCGTCAACAGAGTCCCCATGTCGTACGCCGCCCGGAGAACCATCGGCAGCGACTCGCCCGCCGGTAGGaggacgctgctgctgctgccggttCCTCCACCTGTTcctgcgccggcagcgttgctggccgctgcgctgccatGCCGCTCAGCGCGATGGCTGCCGCCGGCAGACGATGGAAAAACACCTGCATGAGTGCCCGTTCCATTGGTCGACGATGATGCCGGAGTACGCTGGTTAGCTGgcctcgctgcgccgtcCACGCGGTTGCCTGAGCCGCCTACGGTGGCCGCCGAGATGGGCCCTGCTGGCCCTAAGAGGGGAATGCGCTGCAACCACTCGTAGAAGAAGATGTACGCGTCGAtggggccgccgccgcctgcaccgctgccgctgctgccgggcTGCTTCCCTGCCCGGGCGCGGCCTCCAACGGCAGCAAAGCCGCcggtgtcgtcgtcgtcatcgccgctgtcctCCATGCCTGCATGAtcctgcttcgccgccgtcgtgtcCTCCACAATGGCGTTGCTGCGAGTcgtgccagcgccgctcaAGCAGAAGGCGCACTGGAACTCGACGTCGCCGGATGGCATCCACGCGTCCTGCATGCCGCATTTCGTGCAGCTCGGCGGTCGATAGGACCACCAAACGATATACTCGATCTTGTCGTAGAGTCGCCACGTCGTGGCGGTCCACGGGTCGGCAAACACGTCAACGAAGGCACCGTGCAGAACGGCGTGATcggccggtgctgctgcggctgggCCGGGCTGGGGATGATTCAGACAGTGATGGAGGtcgctgacgccgccgtccacaAGGTAGGACGAAGGATCGTCGTCTTGGTCAGATGGAGCGGCCaccggcaacggcgacgccTGTGCATCATGCAGCGCCCcagggaaagaggaggcggcgcagaggccgccgcccgcgcctCCGTTTGAGAGCGGCGTGGACGCATAAGCTTTCGCGCAGCTTCCGCTGTTCGAGAGACTCACTGACGTCGGCGTCGATGGAGCGCTGAGTGGCCAACTGTGCTCCCCCACCGAAGCGGGCGTTGCTGATGGCTgtacgtgctgctgcgtgacgGCACTGATTAAATTGCGCAcgagcgcctccagctctaGCAGCTGATTGCGCGTCAGCGGCGTGATGCGCTGCGACATGACGTGCGCGCCCGTGCCCCACGAAAAGAaatgcgcgtgcgtgcgtatgctCTTGCTACCGAGGTTACGCGTGCGTTGCCGTGCCGATGATGCCGATCGACAAGGCAACGCGCATTCGAGGTGCCGAGAGTTGACAAGGGCATAGGccaacagagagaggaggggggagagatgCGGCAACAGACAAGACCAGTGGATCATTGGCGTGCAGACAAGGCACCGTGCAGCTTCATGTCGGTGATCCTtggcatgcgcgcgcagagCGGCCCAAGGCAGAGGACAAGCTCTACGCGCCTGTTGGAGGCCCTCTACACCGACGCAGGCCTGCATCTGCTGTCTTCTCTTCACGTTCCTTTCAGCTCCCTCTCTGAATCTGAGCCACCTCACCGGAACAACCGGAGAAAGTGAGATGCGGTGCGCCCGCCCTCCCcgcgggaggggggggggctcgtCTCTCCCATTCCTTTCGCGATTTCGCTTTTGCAGAGAAGGCCAGAgagcgtgcacgcgtgtgcccgtgtgcTCCTGCGCGCCCCTCCACCGTCCActgtccaccaccaccacgacacacacacaaaataCATAACACCAGCGCTTCCGCAGACACTCAACATAGCCAACAAAGAGCGCGAAGAAGGGGAAAAACGAGGAAAGGGTGCACGCGGGATAAGGAGACGTGGGCGAgagggagctgctgcacgacgccATACGTGCACGGCATTAcggcgctctctctctcgctcacacaaacacatacaAATGTATGCATATATGTACATACAGATGCATATATATAAATAGAGAGGACACCGGAAAGGGGTGGGGtaggtggggggggggggggctgaaGGCGGCGAGATAAAAAACACCATCATCCTTGTCGCTTGTCagcacccccaccctccaCTACATGTAGGCGAGGCTTCGTATGCACCGGAACCCGCTTCAGAGCTGCCGAAGCCTCTTAGGTCCAGCGTCTTCTTGGCTTGTGAagacggctgccgctgcaacCGGCCAGCCGAAGGAGAGGCGCCGGTATACCCGCTcaccagcggcgtcgacacCACGCGTGACAGTGACAATGAAGCACCGTCTCCGTCGGGCCAGCCGCGGCGTCCCTCAGCGCCATCCGTCAAATCCGccgaagaggcagaggcaaCGGCAGCTGCCGTTTGCATCTGCGCCTCTCGCACTGAGGCACCACTGAcgtggctgctgcacctTGTCTGATATCTGCCGGAGAAAATGCCGTTGTTATGCAGCGATGCTGCTTGCACGGCATCTACAGCGAGTATGAGGTGCGTGAAGGCTTCCAGCACTCCTTGCCCTGATAGCGCCGACGTCATAAAGTTTCGCATGCCCATCGCGTGTGAGATGCGATCCGcttcctgctgcagcgcctcgagcGAGCCCGCAGTCGTCGACGTTGCGGCTGCGTTCGCGTCCAGCAAGTCCAGCTtagcgccgacgacgacgcacacgcagttGTCGCGCGCCAGCTGTGTCACCTGCGCTGCCCAACGTGGAACGCTCAGCAGTGACTCGTGCCGTGTCACATCGTACACGATGATGGCGCCGACCGCGTTGCGGTAGAAGGCGTTGCTGATGACGCCCGCGTTGCGCTCCTGGCCGGCAGTATcccagagctgcagcacgacTGTCTCGGTGACGCCGACAGGCCCAGATGGAATTCCGACCTCCCGAGAGCAGAACTCCACCCCGATCGTGGAGGGCAGCGCCGGGTCGTACTCGTTGTAGCAGTACCGGTGCATGAGATTCGACTTGCCCACGCCTGCCTCGCCGACGATAAGCACCTTGTACGTCCGCAGAAATTCGTTGTGCCGGCCGACCGCGGATGGCATGAGCAGCGCTCCGCCAGCGTTTGCAAATGCATCACTTCCGATCGAGATGCTAAGAGGACGCGGACTGGCGACGTGGGTGCTGCTTGCCGGCGGTGCAATCGCACCTGCGTCAAAGGAGGTCGACGGGCCACCCACGGACACGatcgaagaggcggcggcgtgggaTGCCGTAACcagcgaggaagacggcGCACCAATCACCGAGGCCCGGTGGGCGGTCGCTACGCTCTCCATGTCCTGCAAGTGGCCAGCATCGCGGGCGTCATCCTGCTTGTCCATCGGGTCCTGCGATGCACACGGATGGGGGCGCGTCAGCTTGCGTGCAGTGCCGTTTCTCTTTcgaggagaagaggcaaGTCTCTCCCTTGTCGATGTGAATGACTAAGAGGGGGTATTatcaccgccccctccccccccccacagcgcgacacacacacacacacctgaCGACTGTCAAGGCAACACCTCGAGCGAGAGGTAGCAAAAAATATATGAGAAGGAACCGCAGCGGGCGGCCCACGGCTGCTAGCAAGATGGCTACGATAAAGAGGCAAACACAAGAGCAAGCGATGGCCCACGACTGCAGAGACGTGACGCAGAGAGCAGCGCTCTGCCCCGCTGTGACACCAcacacgacacacacacacgagaaaAGGGAACACCTGAcacaaacgcgcgcacactctccctccccgcaTCGTCAAGATAGCCGAGGCACGTaggtggggtgggcggggTTGGGTTCAggcagggaaggggggggcgCTGAGGATTGGATCAAGTGAAGACCATCGAGCACGAGTGGGTGATGGTGGGGTGGAGACGTGTTAAGATACTCAATATCTGCAGACATCCAGACGTCAATGACATTTGGCCGAAAGCAGTGGAAGGACCGCAGAAAGGCGGAAaatgtgcgcgtgcgccggagaccacacacacagaaaaggaaaaggtgGCGTGTGCACCCCTTTACATCACGAGGCGGCCAAAGCGGGCGATAAGTCGAAGTGCTGAGGGAAAGGCGTATGATacgagaagaggaaggcatTATGTGTAAGAGTGGCACCGGCGGACCATGTTGCTGCAGGGGGAGACCGACGATGATGGTGAGCATGTGCGGCCATCACGTCGATCATTTCATTGCATCCTCTGTGACCCTTGTTCCGCTACGCGTGCGAtccgcgttttttttttgtccgATGTGTCCGCTGCGTGGCGAACGAATGCGATGGCCTCCCTTACCCTCAAGTGgcagaaaaggagaggagggataGCAGCTGAGCGTCGATGCGGCCGTTGCCTTATTGCCCTTTGCTCGATTGCACCGCTGTGCCTTGgagagcggcaccggcagggTACATAGACAAGAGAAATACCGGCAGCcttacgcgcacacatacacctaATACATGCCCATACcatacacatgcacgtgtgtACATCATccacacaccggcacacacagagggagagagggagggagagcgcggcGCAAGCCAGCAAGAGAGAATCCCACGACAAGGAAGACAAGAGAACACAGACAACGgcacaacaacagcaaccaAACGTACAACAATGCGAATAGGGCCGccaggggtggtggtggcgagcgaggggaggggagagcaaaaaaggaaacgaaCACACCGGAATAATAAAACAAAGTGGAATAGCAGCCATGCGGGGCACGCGAGGATGAGGAGCGTAACACacaagggggggggggaaggggaggggagtgtGCACCGTTTGTTTATGGACGTCCTCATCGGGCGTGTAAAACAACGCAGTCGACGATACGCCTCGTCGAACATGCAGGCCTCCGAGCGGAGCCACAAAACCGGAGAGTcggtggtggggtggtgtATGAGTTGCTGCCTGGTAAGTCGACAGCAAGAGGAAGACACGAGACCGCAAAACGAAAGGGATGAATAGGAAATAATCATGACAGACAGAGGCGGGGGAGCAGCGGTATCGTTCGCCCGCTGGAGcacttgctgctgccgtcttgCCGCTCTTCACACACAGCATCAGCGGGGCGTGCAATGAAAGATGGAAGAacaagggagggggggggaacacacatacacatagaCATGTAATCACAGAGAACCAAaaaatgtttttttttttcctttcaGCGTGCCCGCTCTGCCATGAGCATGACAGCAAAGATTGCGGATGCACAGCCGTAGTTCGCCCTGGCCCGGCTGCACTGCGGCTACGCCAAGGCACCAGGCCAATCAGCGCTGTGGGGCGTCGTTGAGCTCATTGCCATTCCACCGCATGCAGCGCAGGCTCAGTCCAGGATCGCGCCCGGCATCATCGCTGCAACGCAGCGAACGCAGAAACGCCGCTGGGGAAAGCATGCCCATGACCGCACGTCTCcttcggcacagcgccagtCCAGGCCTGTCCGCCGGGCACTGAGACTCCGCCAGCCGTGCCCGAGGGGTAGGCTGCAGGCTACCTGGCTTGCCCCATAGCGagtgggaagaggaggggagggcactGGGCCGCGTGATATTGCGGGgtgaggtggccggcatcaTCGCCACGTAAGAGGGAGAAAAGACACACGCGAGAAGAGGGACATTCCCATCACGCAAAGAGGCACAGATGCCATGGTGCTTGCCGGGCGAGGATTCGACATACTGGGGATGGGAGCCGAAAAGGGCAGAGGGCGATAAGCACATCACCCACCTCTGGGACGCGcagacaggcacgcacagccacgcACAGACGGATATACCTATGCCTGCTGAAGAATGCAGAGATGAGCgcacgccctccccctcctccctccctccctccctcccctcaccgCCTCTGCCCGGCATTCCGCCGTTGAATcagaaggcgaagagaaaAGCTCCAAAGAGGGTCGACACAAACAGGGACATCATCGCCACGGCTCCCCTCGCACTGTTCTCGTTACTCGGGATGTCGTTGCCTACTTCGGCGGCCACGATCAGGCAGTCTTCGCGCAACCTgccctcctgcagcgccctCATGAGAGCCGCCTTCGAGTCCCGGCTGTTAGCCAtgaggcagcgacgccgcagatCTTCTTCTGACAGCGTCGTAGATGTGACACTTTTGGCATCAGCGGACACgagcaccgcggcggcgacgccatcgCTGCGACGCTCGATGGCGTCGTGCTCCGCATCCGCTACTTCAATGaccggctgcggtgccgcggctAGGCTGCGCACACCTTGTTCTGGCTGTCTTAGGAGCACCGATAAACCGTGACCGCGGTGCACATGGCTGTGGCCAGCGCGCCTGCGCCCGTGCAGGCCACCTCTACTGTGACCATGAGCCGAATGCTCCCGCGACCGCCGGCTGTAATGCGGCGCCCTACGCTGCCGCGAGGCATGCGTGCCGACGCCGTGCTCGTGGCCTTCGACCTTGTCCTCGGCGacagcctcctcctcgaagcGGATCACAAGACGGAGGGAGTCGAGAGGGATGCGGGGCGGCTCCGCGCCAGCGTATGTTGCGGCCGCATTGTCAACGGCTCCGTCTGCCATTGCCTTGCGTTTCTGGGGCGACGTGGTGGCTGCTGGTGTACATCGTTCGGTACGACAGTGGCGCTTCTTCAGGAGAGCTGCGTTCTGTGGCGCGTGAACAGTGGCGTGGCCACGATGATGGTCACCAGCCGGTGTTGAATTCAGACCCGGGTGGACGCGGGTCTGTGCTCCTCGTGGCGATGACGACCCGCACTCGAGGGTTTCCTCACGGGCCTCCGTTAGCGGTGCGAAGCGCCGCGGGCGCGGGTGTGCGATCTTCTTGCCGTCTCTAGGGATCAGCTGAtcgccgtcgaggaggtACCACTTCTGCTCGTTCATCTCGCGCACCATCTGTctgcgcagcgcatgcgcgttcAATTCCTTCACATCCAACGCCGCTTTTACCGCTGCGCTCGCCAACCGTGCTGACCGAACGTGCGTGTCCTCATGCGCCGTGACAGGATGATCGTCCACCGCCTTCGCTGCGAGTGAGGCGCTGGAGCACGTCGCGGGAAGCAGGAGCGCCAGCATCAGTGCTACCTCCAGAACACGCAGCAAAACGTgaccgctgcgccggtgtCTCCTGACCCTCGCCGCACTTGATGAGGTCTTCCAAGCAGCCATCGGGCCCAGAGCTTGGAGGAAGGCACCAACCAGTCGCACTCGTCAACGTCTGGCGAAaacagaggagaaggggaagacACGTTACAGATTCGAGCGTGCAGCAAGGGAGGGGATGCAGAGCTGGcgggacacacacacacacactccacGCATGCAGACACCCGAACTCCAGCATCAGGAGCGTGTGTGCCATAAGGGGTCGTGGTAAGACCCGAGGAGGGAGGATagaagaagagagacagTAAAGGtacaacgagagagaagggacaGTCAAAGACGCGAGTTCTGACCGTCatcacctgcacacacactcacacacagaTATGCATACATCCGTAGCCAAGGCGGGGTACATGCCCTGGCCACCTTGAaagtcaaaaaaaaaaaaccgcACACTGTTGTAGGCGAAAAgagacgctgcgccgccagtgAAGTTGTCATGCGCCCACGACCGCTAGCGCGTGCTCTCGCTCTTCCGTCTTTCTTGCACGTCTTGTTCGATCTCCTTTGTTATGGAAAGGCACGACATGGTGGAGGACATCCGCCCCTCCCCGACAGCGTTAAGGGCGAGCATACCCGC of the Leishmania donovani BPK282A1 complete genome, chromosome 14 genome contains:
- a CDS encoding guanine nucleotide-binding protein-like protein, with protein sequence MDKQDDARDAGHLQDMESVATAHRASVIGAPSSSLVTASHAAASSIVSVGGPSTSFDAGAIAPPASSTHVASPRPLSISIGSDAFANAGGALLMPSAVGRHNEFLRTYKVLIVGEAGVGKSNLMHRYCYNEYDPALPSTIGVEFCSREVGIPSGPVGVTETVVLQLWDTAGQERNAGVISNAFYRNAVGAIIVYDVTRHESLLSVPRWAAQVTQLARDNCVCVVVGAKLDLLDANAAATSTTAGSLEALQQEADRISHAMGMRNFMTSALSGQGVLEAFTHLILAVDAVQAASLHNNGIFSGRYQTRCSSHVSGASVREAQMQTAAAVASASSADLTDGAEGRRGWPDGDGASLSLSRVVSTPLVSGYTGASPSAGRLQRQPSSQAKKTLDLRGFGSSEAGSGAYEASPTCSGGWGC